In Chryseobacterium gotjawalense, the following are encoded in one genomic region:
- a CDS encoding HopJ type III effector protein, translating to MILDQLKTSPETIAFKEVIAYIDEYYDFTPIQFKNGNTVNEANENNGSCKVFSFAKLNDLSKEETLSLFGDFYRNDVLENPEGNDHQNIRNFMEFGWDAISFDGEALKLK from the coding sequence ATGATCTTAGACCAACTCAAAACCTCCCCGGAAACCATAGCCTTTAAAGAAGTCATCGCTTACATTGATGAGTATTATGACTTTACACCAATACAGTTTAAGAATGGAAATACAGTGAACGAAGCCAATGAAAATAACGGTTCGTGCAAAGTTTTCAGTTTTGCAAAATTGAATGATTTATCAAAAGAAGAAACCTTATCGTTATTTGGAGATTTCTATAGAAATGATGTTTTGGAAAATCCAGAAGGAAACGACCATCAGAATATCAGAAACTTTATGGAGTTCGGTTGGGACGCAATTTCGTTTGATGGCGAAGCTTTGAAGCTGAAATAA
- a CDS encoding LemA family protein yields the protein MNAILIILAFCAVALFYGVSIYNQLVKLRTMVDEAWSSIDVMLKKRYDLIPNLVETVKGYATHERETFDSVTRARAAAMSANSVEEKEAAEKNLNQAMMNLNAVAEQYPDLKANTNFLQLQSELSTLEGDIEKSRRYYNGTVRENNILVATFPSNIIANMYKFTKSPFFELENITERAVPNVKF from the coding sequence ATGAATGCTATTTTAATTATTCTTGCTTTTTGCGCTGTAGCTTTATTCTATGGAGTATCTATCTACAATCAACTGGTAAAGTTGCGAACGATGGTTGATGAAGCGTGGAGCAGTATCGATGTAATGCTGAAAAAACGATACGATTTAATTCCAAATCTGGTAGAAACGGTGAAAGGTTATGCCACGCACGAGAGAGAAACCTTTGACAGTGTGACGAGAGCGAGAGCCGCCGCCATGTCGGCAAATTCCGTTGAGGAAAAAGAAGCGGCTGAAAAAAATCTGAATCAGGCAATGATGAATTTGAATGCTGTTGCAGAACAATATCCGGACTTAAAGGCAAATACCAATTTCCTGCAACTTCAAAGCGAATTATCCACTTTGGAAGGCGACATCGAAAAATCGAGAAGATATTATAACGGAACCGTTCGGGAAAACAATATTCTGGTCGCTACTTTCCCGAGCAATATCATTGCCAATATGTACAAGTTTACCAAATCTCCTTTCTTTGAACTGGAAAACATTACCGAAAGAGCGGTTCCGAATGTAAAATTCTAA
- a CDS encoding NAD(P)H-dependent flavin oxidoreductase: MSEKQNKVTQLFEIKYPIIQGGMIWHSGWRLASAVSNNGGLGLIGAGSMYPDILRENIRKCKAATNKPFGVNVPMLYPNLEEIIQIVLEEGVKIIFTSAGNPKTYTETLKKEGLKVAHVVSSTKFAMKCEDAGVDAIVAEGFEAGGHNGRDETTTFCLIPNVKQHISKPLIAAGGIALGSQMKAAMILGADGVQIGSRFAATEEASSHENFKNKVISLNEGDTYLTLKELAPVRLVKNKFFHDLEKLYDQGRDAEALRETLGRARAKRGMFEGDLEEGELEIGQVSALIHEILPVKKVFENLLKEYREVNSFDL; the protein is encoded by the coding sequence ATGAGTGAAAAACAAAATAAAGTCACTCAATTATTTGAAATAAAATATCCCATTATTCAGGGTGGAATGATTTGGCATTCCGGTTGGCGCCTGGCTTCTGCGGTATCAAATAACGGTGGTTTAGGTTTAATTGGAGCCGGGAGTATGTATCCCGATATTCTGCGCGAAAACATCCGCAAATGCAAAGCCGCGACCAACAAACCTTTCGGGGTGAATGTACCGATGCTCTATCCGAATTTAGAAGAAATCATCCAGATTGTTTTGGAAGAAGGCGTGAAGATTATTTTCACCTCTGCCGGAAATCCCAAAACCTATACCGAAACATTAAAGAAAGAAGGTTTAAAAGTCGCTCACGTGGTTTCCTCGACGAAGTTTGCCATGAAATGCGAAGATGCGGGAGTTGATGCCATTGTCGCAGAAGGTTTCGAAGCCGGCGGACATAACGGACGTGATGAAACGACCACTTTCTGTTTAATTCCAAACGTGAAACAGCATATTTCAAAACCTTTGATTGCCGCGGGCGGAATTGCGTTGGGTTCTCAAATGAAAGCGGCCATGATTCTTGGCGCAGACGGCGTTCAGATCGGTTCCCGTTTCGCTGCGACCGAAGAAGCGAGTTCGCATGAAAACTTTAAAAATAAAGTCATCTCTTTAAATGAAGGCGATACATATTTGACTTTAAAAGAATTGGCGCCCGTTCGTTTGGTGAAAAATAAATTTTTCCACGATTTGGAAAAACTTTACGATCAAGGCAGAGATGCAGAAGCTTTAAGAGAAACTCTCGGAAGAGCAAGAGCTAAGCGTGGAATGTTCGAAGGTGATTTAGAGGAAGGCGAATTAGAAATCGGTCAGGTCTCGGCGTTAATTCATGAAATTTTGCCGGTTAAAAAAGTCTTTGAAAATTTATTGAAAGAATATCGGGAAGTAAATTCCTTTGATTTATAA
- a CDS encoding GlsB/YeaQ/YmgE family stress response membrane protein, which produces MGILWTLIIGAVAGWLGSQIFKGGSLGLIGNIIVGIIGGFIGYWLLGTLFGTAVIGQILTGAVGAIVLLAIINLLSGRRV; this is translated from the coding sequence ATGGGAATTTTATGGACATTAATTATTGGAGCTGTCGCAGGATGGTTAGGCTCGCAGATTTTTAAAGGGGGAAGCCTTGGGTTAATAGGAAATATAATCGTCGGTATCATCGGTGGATTTATCGGATATTGGCTTTTAGGAACTTTGTTTGGAACGGCGGTTATTGGACAGATTCTTACTGGCGCTGTCGGTGCAATTGTTTTACTGGCAATAATTAATTTACTCTCTGGCCGCAGGGTTTAA
- a CDS encoding DUF5694 domain-containing protein — translation MKKSLLIFGILICNLIFAQKVKVLNFGTFHMAYTPDAHSYKFDAKDQKNINETYEIAKMIAKFKPTIICIEKVPNETYKLNNDYSNFLKNKDYKTFYGGEIALIAYQVGKIAGVNKLYAIDEQEISYYNFNIGNQLKNQVDSLSEKKFNAEIFKEFDEIEKLSTLQKLKRINTKKYLDQNININADNLTYVSTKGNFEGADEASVFYHRNLRIFSNLNQIPVTKDDRIFIIMGAAHTAFLNEFMKRSPKYELVDVKKYLK, via the coding sequence ATGAAAAAATCATTATTAATTTTTGGAATACTTATCTGTAATTTAATTTTCGCTCAAAAAGTTAAAGTTCTAAATTTTGGAACTTTTCATATGGCTTATACACCCGATGCACACAGTTATAAATTTGACGCAAAAGACCAAAAAAATATAAATGAAACTTATGAAATAGCAAAAATGATTGCAAAATTTAAACCTACAATTATTTGCATAGAAAAAGTTCCAAATGAAACATATAAACTGAATAATGATTATTCAAATTTTTTAAAAAATAAGGATTACAAAACTTTTTACGGCGGAGAAATTGCGTTAATTGCTTACCAAGTTGGAAAAATTGCAGGAGTGAACAAATTGTATGCAATAGATGAACAAGAAATTTCATATTACAATTTTAATATTGGCAATCAACTAAAAAATCAAGTTGATAGTTTAAGCGAAAAAAAATTTAATGCAGAAATTTTTAAAGAATTTGACGAAATTGAAAAACTATCTACGCTCCAAAAATTAAAAAGAATTAACACCAAAAAATATTTAGACCAAAATATAAACATTAATGCTGATAACTTAACTTATGTCAGCACAAAAGGGAATTTTGAAGGTGCTGATGAAGCGAGCGTATTTTATCACAGAAATTTGAGAATTTTTTCTAACTTAAACCAAATACCTGTTACAAAAGACGATAGAATTTTTATAATTATGGGTGCTGCTCATACCGCATTTTTGAACGAATTTATGAAACGAAGCCCAAAATATGAACTTGTAGATGTTAAAAAATACCTAAAATAA
- the der gene encoding ribosome biogenesis GTPase Der, with translation MSNIVAIVGRPNVGKSTLFNRFLERREAIVDSTAGVTRDRHYGKSDWNGVEFTVIDTGGYEVDTEDAFQGEIIKQVELAVDEATSIIFMLNVAEGLTDTDIEIHEMLRRSNKPVYIVVNKADSAKEELAATEFYQLGIPKYYTMSSATGSGTGELLDDIVKDFPTTEYKDPFEGLPKITIAGRPNVGKSTLTNALLDKEQNIVTDVAGTTRDSIQTLYNKFGHEFVLVDTAGMRRKAKVKEDLEFYSVMRAVRSIEYSDIVIIMVDATLGWESQDMNIFGLAQKNRKGIVIVVNKWDLVEKETNTTRDFEARIKEKIGQFTDIPILFVSALTKQRILKTVEVAMEVYQNRAKKIKTSKLNEVMLPVFEATPPPALKGKYVKIKYCVQLPTPSPQFVFFCNLPQYVKEAYKRFTENQLRKHFGFTGVPIEIYFRQK, from the coding sequence ATGTCGAATATCGTCGCCATAGTTGGACGTCCCAACGTAGGAAAATCCACCCTTTTTAACCGTTTTCTCGAAAGAAGAGAAGCAATTGTAGATTCAACAGCCGGAGTTACCAGAGACCGTCATTACGGAAAATCTGACTGGAACGGAGTTGAATTTACCGTGATCGATACCGGTGGTTACGAAGTGGATACTGAAGATGCATTTCAAGGAGAAATTATCAAACAGGTTGAATTAGCCGTTGATGAAGCTACATCGATTATTTTCATGCTCAACGTAGCTGAAGGTTTAACAGATACCGATATTGAAATTCATGAAATGTTACGCCGGTCTAATAAACCGGTTTATATTGTTGTTAACAAAGCGGATTCTGCAAAAGAAGAATTGGCCGCAACTGAATTCTATCAATTGGGAATTCCAAAATATTATACCATGTCTTCTGCAACAGGTTCCGGAACCGGAGAGTTGTTGGATGATATCGTAAAAGATTTCCCGACTACTGAATATAAAGATCCTTTCGAAGGTTTACCAAAAATTACCATTGCAGGAAGACCAAACGTAGGAAAATCCACTTTAACCAACGCCCTTTTAGACAAGGAACAGAACATCGTAACTGATGTAGCGGGAACGACCCGGGATTCTATCCAGACTTTATATAACAAGTTCGGGCACGAATTTGTTTTGGTTGATACCGCAGGAATGCGCCGTAAAGCCAAAGTAAAAGAAGATTTAGAATTTTATTCAGTGATGCGTGCTGTTCGTTCCATAGAATATTCTGATATCGTAATTATCATGGTTGATGCCACTTTAGGTTGGGAATCTCAGGATATGAATATTTTCGGACTGGCTCAGAAAAACAGAAAAGGAATCGTGATCGTGGTGAATAAATGGGATTTGGTAGAAAAAGAAACCAATACGACCCGTGATTTTGAAGCGAGAATTAAAGAAAAAATTGGTCAGTTTACCGATATTCCAATTCTTTTTGTGTCTGCTTTAACGAAACAGAGAATTCTGAAAACCGTTGAAGTTGCCATGGAAGTTTACCAAAACAGAGCGAAGAAAATTAAAACTTCAAAATTAAATGAAGTAATGCTTCCTGTTTTTGAGGCAACTCCGCCACCGGCATTGAAAGGGAAATATGTGAAAATAAAATATTGTGTACAGCTGCCAACGCCAAGTCCACAGTTTGTATTCTTCTGTAATTTACCGCAATATGTAAAAGAAGCTTATAAAAGATTCACTGAAAATCAACTTCGAAAACATTTCGGTTTCACCGGTGTTCCTATTGAAATTTACTTCAGACAAAAATAA
- a CDS encoding four helix bundle protein: MEKRNEILELSIQFALDIIEFTEILESKRKFVIANQLLKSGTSVGANIFESQSAESRADFIHKLKIADKEAKETEYWLLLCEKSPSYPFNEDLKITLLSIQKLLSKIISTSKINK, translated from the coding sequence ATGGAAAAAAGAAATGAAATTTTGGAATTGAGTATTCAGTTTGCATTAGACATTATCGAATTTACTGAAATTCTTGAGAGTAAAAGAAAATTTGTAATTGCTAATCAATTGTTGAAATCAGGAACATCTGTGGGCGCAAATATTTTCGAATCTCAAAGTGCAGAAAGCAGAGCAGATTTTATTCACAAATTAAAAATAGCAGATAAAGAAGCAAAAGAAACAGAATATTGGCTTTTGCTCTGTGAAAAATCACCAAGCTATCCTTTTAATGAAGATTTGAAAATAACATTACTCAGTATTCAGAAGCTTTTGTCAAAAATTATATCGACTTCAAAAATTAATAAATAA
- a CDS encoding polyribonucleotide nucleotidyltransferase, producing MNAPQAIIEKIQLSDGREITIETGKLAKQANGAVVVRMGGTMLLATVVASKDAKPGVDFLPLTVDYREKFYSAGKIPGNFFRREARPSDEEILTMRLVDRVLRPLFPSDFHAEVQVMISLISYDKECMPESLAGLAASAAIAITDIPFNGPMSEVTVARIDGKLVVNPSMENLAKADLNIMVGATKDSIVMVEGEMEEISEQEMIEAIKFAHEEIKVQVAAQERLAERVGKSLPKREYSHEDHNEEIREKVWAQTYDKVLDIAKTPSAKEERHDNFQAVLADFLTQYSEEELVTVTPYAKIYFHDVEKEAMRQMILNDKIRLDGRSPETIRPIWSEVDYLPGAHGSAIFTRGETQSLTAVTLGSVKDANMVDTVAINYDQKFFLHYNFPPFSTGEARPLRGTSRREVGHGNLAQRALAKMIPTENPYTIRIVSDILESNGSSSMATVCAGTLALMDAGVQISKPVSGIAMGLVTDPKSGKFTVLSDILGDEDHLGDMDFKVTGTADGITACQMDIKVVGLSMDIMEKALIQAKDGRLHILNELLKTLDAPRPDVKPHAPKMEVLEISKDFIGAIIGPGGKIIQQMQKDFETVIAIEEIGEIGRIEISGVNRENINATIAAINEICFVPVVGSVYNGRVVKVMDFGAFVAIAKGTEGLLHISEIEWARLDKVPYNEGDQVEVKFMGYDDRKKMKLSRKVLLPRPAREERPQGDRPQNNDRPREDRPQGDRPQRRDDRPENNGGHKPENNG from the coding sequence ATGAATGCTCCACAAGCAATTATTGAAAAAATTCAATTAAGCGATGGTAGAGAAATCACCATTGAAACAGGAAAATTAGCGAAACAAGCTAATGGTGCTGTAGTAGTAAGAATGGGAGGCACGATGCTTCTTGCAACAGTTGTAGCCAGCAAAGATGCCAAACCAGGTGTTGACTTCTTACCTTTAACAGTAGATTACAGAGAGAAATTTTATTCCGCAGGAAAAATCCCGGGAAACTTTTTCAGAAGAGAAGCAAGACCATCTGACGAAGAAATCTTAACGATGAGATTAGTTGACCGTGTTTTACGTCCGCTTTTCCCGTCAGATTTCCATGCAGAAGTTCAGGTGATGATTTCCCTGATCTCGTATGATAAAGAATGTATGCCGGAATCTTTGGCCGGATTAGCCGCTTCTGCTGCAATCGCCATTACCGACATTCCTTTCAACGGACCAATGTCTGAAGTTACCGTAGCAAGAATCGACGGAAAATTGGTTGTTAACCCAAGTATGGAAAATTTAGCGAAAGCTGATTTGAATATTATGGTTGGTGCAACTAAAGATTCTATCGTAATGGTAGAAGGTGAAATGGAAGAAATTTCTGAACAGGAAATGATCGAAGCCATTAAATTCGCACACGAAGAAATTAAAGTTCAGGTAGCCGCTCAGGAAAGATTAGCCGAGAGAGTTGGTAAATCTCTTCCAAAAAGAGAATATTCTCACGAAGATCACAACGAAGAAATTCGTGAAAAAGTTTGGGCTCAAACTTATGATAAAGTATTGGATATTGCAAAAACTCCTTCTGCCAAAGAAGAAAGACATGATAACTTCCAGGCTGTTTTAGCAGACTTCTTAACTCAGTATTCTGAGGAAGAATTAGTAACAGTAACACCTTACGCAAAAATCTATTTCCACGATGTAGAAAAAGAAGCAATGCGCCAAATGATCCTTAACGACAAAATTCGTTTGGATGGAAGAAGCCCGGAAACGATTCGTCCGATCTGGTCAGAAGTTGATTATTTACCGGGAGCACACGGTTCTGCAATCTTTACAAGAGGAGAAACTCAGTCATTGACTGCAGTAACTTTAGGATCTGTAAAAGATGCAAACATGGTGGATACCGTTGCGATCAACTACGATCAGAAATTCTTCTTACATTACAACTTCCCACCGTTCTCAACGGGTGAAGCAAGACCTTTAAGAGGAACTTCAAGAAGAGAAGTAGGTCACGGAAACCTGGCTCAAAGAGCTTTGGCGAAAATGATCCCTACAGAAAACCCTTACACCATCCGTATCGTTTCTGATATTTTAGAATCAAACGGTTCGTCTTCTATGGCAACTGTTTGTGCTGGAACTTTAGCATTAATGGATGCAGGTGTTCAAATTTCAAAACCGGTATCCGGAATTGCGATGGGATTGGTAACTGATCCTAAATCAGGCAAATTCACCGTACTTTCCGATATCTTAGGAGACGAAGATCACTTAGGTGACATGGATTTCAAAGTAACTGGAACTGCAGACGGAATCACGGCTTGTCAGATGGACATTAAGGTTGTAGGATTATCAATGGACATTATGGAAAAAGCATTAATCCAGGCGAAAGACGGAAGATTGCATATCCTTAATGAATTATTGAAAACTCTTGACGCACCAAGACCAGACGTTAAACCACACGCACCAAAAATGGAAGTATTGGAAATCTCCAAAGACTTCATCGGGGCGATTATTGGACCTGGAGGAAAAATTATTCAGCAGATGCAGAAAGATTTCGAAACCGTTATCGCGATTGAAGAAATTGGCGAAATCGGAAGAATTGAAATTTCCGGCGTGAACAGAGAAAACATCAACGCAACGATCGCAGCGATCAACGAAATCTGTTTCGTTCCTGTGGTTGGAAGTGTGTACAACGGTAGAGTTGTAAAAGTAATGGACTTCGGTGCTTTTGTAGCAATTGCAAAAGGAACTGAAGGTTTATTGCATATTTCTGAAATCGAATGGGCGCGTTTGGATAAAGTTCCTTACAACGAAGGCGATCAGGTAGAAGTGAAATTCATGGGTTACGATGACCGTAAGAAAATGAAACTTTCTAGAAAAGTTTTATTGCCAAGACCGGCTCGTGAAGAAAGACCACAAGGTGACCGACCTCAGAATAACGACAGACCGAGAGAAGACCGTCCACAAGGTGACAGACCTCAACGAAGAGATGACCGACCGGAAAATAACGGCGGACATAAGCCTGAAAATAACGGATAA
- a CDS encoding DUF2207 domain-containing protein, whose translation MNRLIFTFLILIFGIGAAQDLAVDSSARKNYEHIISFDSDIVIAKNAQITVTEKIKVYAEGINIRRGIFRSLPLWRNINGRKIRIKYDLISVQKNGSKEDYHTESTSSDYDIYFGNKDIILTPGVYEYELKYKTSDQIGFFDNYDEFYWNVNGTLWDFSVDEISAKVTLPENVQILQHSCYTGSYGSNASNCTGHQSSSNTIEWSAKNLAQNEELTIAVGFNKGIFAPPPPPGFLEKYGILAALIAAALGLSGYFFTSWKKYGIDPQKPVVYPQFNAPQNLSPASLGYLENEHYSTQMISAAIVSLAVKGFIKIIEEDKRILGIFGGKEYTLEKIKEQDQTLPKEEINLMNKLFSGESTVITFDGQYNSKIENAVNDFKASLKFQHDDFLKKGNNTSKLILPIIVIFGFYGLGLFFSYRISYSDTHLGAGIFLSAAALFTGIFISVFFERSSVVKVLFAFIAIGLMSILSTIFSLDTERTENIGFYASYGFLLFGFIAMVLYQYFIKQPSSEKLETQSLIDGFKMYLGTAEEKTLQFHNPPAMTPDIFEKMLPYAMVLGVEKIWGEKFQSMLKKSALGENQQYHSNWFIGASVMNMNFAGSLNSSLSQSIASSSTQPSSSGSGSGGGGFSGGGGGGGGGGGW comes from the coding sequence ATGAACCGGTTAATTTTTACATTTCTAATCCTGATTTTCGGGATTGGTGCAGCACAGGATTTGGCGGTTGATTCCTCTGCCCGGAAAAACTACGAACATATTATTTCTTTCGATTCCGATATCGTTATTGCTAAAAATGCACAAATTACGGTTACCGAAAAAATAAAAGTTTACGCAGAAGGAATTAATATCCGCAGAGGAATTTTCCGGTCCTTACCTTTATGGAGGAACATTAATGGCAGGAAAATAAGAATTAAATATGATCTCATTTCGGTTCAGAAAAATGGATCAAAAGAAGATTATCATACCGAAAGTACCAGTTCTGATTACGATATTTATTTTGGAAACAAAGACATCATCCTAACTCCAGGAGTTTATGAATATGAACTGAAATACAAAACATCAGATCAGATTGGATTTTTTGACAATTATGATGAATTTTACTGGAATGTGAACGGTACATTGTGGGATTTTTCAGTGGACGAAATATCGGCTAAAGTTACCTTGCCGGAAAATGTGCAAATTCTGCAACATTCCTGTTATACCGGAAGTTATGGATCGAACGCTTCCAATTGTACCGGTCACCAATCATCTTCAAACACCATTGAATGGTCCGCAAAAAACTTAGCACAAAATGAAGAATTAACGATTGCAGTTGGGTTCAACAAAGGAATCTTTGCCCCTCCGCCTCCACCGGGATTTTTAGAAAAATACGGGATTTTAGCAGCGCTTATTGCAGCAGCTTTAGGATTATCAGGATACTTTTTTACCAGTTGGAAGAAATATGGAATCGATCCGCAGAAGCCCGTTGTTTACCCGCAATTCAATGCGCCACAAAACCTGTCTCCTGCTTCTTTAGGTTATCTGGAAAACGAACATTACTCGACGCAGATGATTTCGGCAGCCATTGTAAGTCTGGCTGTTAAAGGTTTTATCAAAATCATCGAAGAAGATAAAAGAATTCTGGGAATTTTCGGCGGCAAAGAATATACATTAGAAAAGATCAAAGAACAGGATCAGACTTTACCAAAAGAGGAAATCAACCTGATGAATAAATTATTTTCCGGCGAATCAACGGTTATCACTTTCGATGGACAATACAATTCAAAAATTGAAAATGCTGTGAATGATTTCAAGGCCAGTTTAAAATTTCAACATGATGACTTTTTGAAAAAAGGAAATAATACGAGTAAATTAATCTTACCGATTATTGTCATTTTCGGCTTTTATGGACTTGGTTTATTTTTCAGTTACCGAATAAGTTATAGCGACACTCATTTGGGCGCAGGAATTTTTCTGAGTGCGGCTGCTTTATTTACAGGAATTTTTATTTCTGTTTTTTTTGAAAGATCAAGTGTGGTGAAAGTTTTATTTGCCTTCATTGCAATAGGATTGATGTCGATTCTTTCAACAATCTTTTCACTGGACACAGAAAGAACAGAAAACATAGGCTTCTACGCAAGTTATGGTTTCTTACTATTTGGATTTATCGCAATGGTACTTTATCAATATTTCATTAAACAACCAAGTTCAGAAAAACTGGAAACCCAATCGCTCATAGACGGTTTCAAAATGTACCTTGGAACGGCAGAAGAAAAAACACTGCAATTTCACAATCCGCCGGCAATGACGCCAGATATTTTTGAAAAAATGTTGCCTTACGCGATGGTTTTAGGTGTTGAGAAAATTTGGGGCGAAAAATTCCAAAGCATGTTAAAAAAATCAGCTTTAGGAGAAAATCAGCAGTATCATTCGAATTGGTTTATTGGCGCTTCGGTAATGAATATGAATTTTGCGGGCTCCTTAAATTCTTCACTGTCGCAATCCATCGCGAGTTCTTCTACGCAACCTTCAAGTTCCGGAAGCGGATCAGGTGGTGGTGGATTTTCCGGCGGCGGAGGTGGCGGTGGCGGAGGCGGCGGCTGGTAA
- a CDS encoding ComF family protein: MFLVDLLFPNRCLECNRIIPSEEVICELCFDQINFTHHHISESNLLTEKCRLLFPIENAFSLMQFEEESTSQKIIHQLKYGSREKIGKIIANWTVEKLDFSDSKPNLLVTVPLHPKKQKERGYNQLHLFGETLSKELKIPIDHHLIKRNFYKKAQAKKSKEQRIFNENLFSVTKNISNQHILLIDDVFTTGNTMSAIAWEILKAGDNKVSVLVMAMD; encoded by the coding sequence ATGTTTTTAGTAGACTTACTTTTTCCGAATCGCTGTCTGGAATGCAACCGAATTATTCCTTCGGAGGAAGTGATTTGTGAACTGTGTTTTGATCAAATCAATTTTACTCATCATCACATTTCCGAAAGCAATCTTCTAACTGAGAAATGCCGTTTACTTTTTCCCATTGAAAACGCTTTCTCATTGATGCAGTTTGAGGAAGAAAGCACGAGTCAGAAAATTATTCATCAATTAAAATACGGAAGTCGGGAGAAAATCGGGAAAATCATTGCCAATTGGACGGTGGAAAAATTAGATTTTTCGGATTCAAAACCCAACCTTTTAGTGACCGTTCCACTCCATCCAAAAAAGCAGAAAGAACGTGGCTATAACCAGTTACACCTTTTCGGGGAGACCCTTTCGAAAGAGCTAAAAATCCCCATTGACCACCATTTAATTAAACGTAACTTTTACAAGAAAGCACAAGCTAAAAAAAGCAAAGAGCAAAGAATTTTCAATGAAAATCTGTTTTCAGTCACCAAAAACATTTCCAATCAGCATATTTTATTGATCGATGATGTTTTCACGACTGGAAATACGATGAGCGCCATTGCCTGGGAAATTTTAAAAGCCGGAGATAATAAAGTGAGCGTTTTGGTGATGGCAATGGATTAA
- the upp gene encoding uracil phosphoribosyltransferase, which translates to MITVLSDQFSLINTWINELRNVEIQNDRLRFRRNMERIGEIAAFEISKGLEQKEIEITTPLDKIKSQEVAVQPVITTILRAGVPLFQGILNYLDKADCGFVAAYRKHDANDYFSIKQDYLTCPSIDGRPLIVADPMLATGASLIEAIKDLLNHGKPTQLHIVAAIASQQGVDTIQKEFPDAKIWVGVIDEKLTSKGYITPGLGDAGDLSYGEKLQR; encoded by the coding sequence ATGATTACTGTCCTTTCAGATCAATTTTCTCTCATTAATACTTGGATTAACGAACTTCGAAATGTAGAAATTCAAAACGACCGACTCCGGTTCCGTAGAAATATGGAAAGAATTGGAGAAATTGCCGCCTTTGAAATCAGCAAAGGGTTGGAACAAAAGGAAATCGAAATTACCACGCCTTTAGACAAAATCAAATCACAGGAAGTTGCTGTACAACCTGTAATTACCACGATTTTAAGAGCTGGTGTTCCATTGTTTCAGGGAATTTTAAATTATCTCGATAAAGCAGATTGTGGGTTCGTAGCGGCGTATAGAAAACATGATGCAAACGATTACTTCTCAATCAAACAGGATTATCTAACCTGCCCGAGTATTGACGGCAGACCTTTGATTGTCGCTGATCCCATGTTGGCAACAGGCGCAAGTTTAATTGAAGCCATCAAGGATTTATTAAATCACGGAAAACCGACACAGCTCCATATTGTCGCAGCAATCGCTTCACAACAAGGCGTTGATACCATTCAAAAAGAGTTTCCAGATGCAAAAATATGGGTAGGCGTTATCGACGAAAAGTTGACCTCAAAAGGCTATATTACTCCAGGTTTGGGTGATGCTGGTGATTTGTCCTACGGCGAAAAATTACAGAGATAA